Proteins from a genomic interval of Magnetovibrio sp. PR-2:
- a CDS encoding extracellular solute-binding protein: MSLKSVLLAVGTAVALSIPSLALSADVSPTHAIAMHGEPKYGPDFKHFDYVNPTAPKGGTLRRAGFGSFDNFNAFIPKGETADGVGMLYDSLLTSSADEAFTEYGLLAKSVEVPQDRSWITFHLRPEAKWHDGKSITAEDVKWTFDTLIAKGAPLYKFYYKDVEKVEILDPLSVKFTFSTNENRELPLIIGQMAVLPKHYWDTRDFTKTTLEPPLGSGAYKIGKFETGRSIEYDRVENYWGKDLPVNVGTNNFDHHRYDYFRDGNIQVEALKGGAVDFRLENISKTWATAYDIPAVEQGQLVKEEVHHNRPQGMQAFIFNTRRTKFQDARVRRALGYAFDFEWANKNLFYGQYTRTRSYFDNSELAATGLPSEDELKLLEPLRGQIPDAVFTEVYNPPATKGDGRIRTNLKEADRLLKEAGWVIQGKDRVNTKTGEKLEAEIILVQPTFERIVLPFAKNLKRLGITLNVRTIDPPQYIQRMRSFDFDIMVSSWGQSDSPGNEQLGYWGSAAADTAGSRNYIGIKSDAIDNLVAKIIAAPTREDLITRVRALDRVLQHGHYVIAHWHIAYDRLVYWNKFSRPDVTPQKGVQIGAWWYDEAKAATLKAQGK, encoded by the coding sequence TTGAGCTTGAAATCCGTCTTATTGGCCGTCGGCACGGCTGTGGCTCTCTCCATCCCCAGCCTCGCGCTGAGTGCCGACGTCTCACCCACCCACGCCATCGCCATGCACGGCGAGCCCAAGTACGGCCCGGACTTCAAACATTTCGACTACGTCAATCCAACCGCCCCCAAAGGCGGCACCTTGCGCCGCGCAGGCTTTGGCAGCTTTGACAACTTCAATGCCTTCATCCCCAAGGGCGAAACGGCAGATGGCGTCGGTATGCTGTATGACAGTTTGCTGACCTCTTCGGCGGACGAAGCGTTCACGGAATATGGGCTGTTGGCCAAATCCGTCGAAGTGCCCCAGGACCGTAGCTGGATCACCTTTCATCTGCGCCCCGAAGCCAAATGGCACGACGGCAAATCCATCACCGCCGAAGACGTGAAATGGACTTTCGACACACTGATCGCCAAAGGTGCGCCGCTGTACAAGTTCTATTACAAGGACGTCGAAAAGGTCGAAATCCTGGACCCGCTTTCGGTGAAGTTCACCTTTTCCACCAATGAAAACCGTGAGCTGCCGTTGATCATCGGCCAGATGGCGGTGCTGCCCAAACACTATTGGGATACGCGCGATTTCACCAAAACCACGTTGGAGCCGCCCTTGGGCTCCGGCGCATATAAGATCGGTAAGTTTGAAACGGGACGCTCCATCGAATATGACCGGGTTGAGAACTATTGGGGCAAAGACTTGCCCGTCAACGTTGGCACCAACAACTTCGACCATCACCGCTACGACTACTTCCGCGACGGCAACATTCAGGTTGAAGCGTTGAAGGGCGGCGCGGTGGATTTTCGCTTGGAAAACATTTCGAAAACCTGGGCCACGGCTTACGACATTCCGGCGGTTGAACAAGGCCAGTTGGTCAAAGAAGAAGTCCATCACAATCGCCCCCAAGGCATGCAGGCGTTCATCTTCAACACGCGCCGCACGAAGTTCCAAGATGCCCGTGTGCGCCGCGCGCTGGGTTATGCGTTTGATTTTGAATGGGCCAACAAGAACCTGTTCTACGGCCAATATACCCGCACGCGCAGCTATTTCGACAACTCCGAGCTCGCCGCAACGGGCCTGCCCAGTGAAGACGAGCTGAAACTATTGGAGCCCTTGCGCGGTCAAATCCCCGACGCCGTGTTCACCGAAGTTTACAATCCCCCCGCCACCAAAGGCGATGGCCGCATTCGCACGAACTTGAAAGAAGCCGACCGTCTGTTGAAAGAAGCGGGCTGGGTCATTCAAGGCAAGGACCGTGTGAACACAAAGACAGGCGAAAAGCTGGAAGCTGAAATCATTTTGGTGCAGCCGACGTTTGAACGCATCGTTTTACCGTTTGCCAAAAACTTAAAACGTCTTGGCATCACCTTGAATGTACGCACCATCGACCCGCCCCAATACATCCAACGCATGCGCAGTTTTGATTTTGACATCATGGTGTCCAGTTGGGGCCAATCAGATTCGCCCGGCAACGAGCAGTTGGGCTATTGGGGCAGCGCTGCCGCGGACACTGCTGGCAGCCGCAACTACATCGGCATCAAAAGTGATGCCATCGACAACTTAGTCGCAAAGATCATCGCCGCGCCCACACGCGAAGATTTGATCACCCGTGTGCGTGCGCTCGACCGGGTATTGCAACACGGCCATTATGTCATTGCGCATTGGCACATCGCCTATGACCGCTTGGTCTATTGGAACAAGTTTTCCCGCCCCGACGTCACCCCGCAAAAAGGCGTGCAAATCGGGGCGTGGTGGTATGACGAAGCCAAAGCCGCCACGTTAAAAGCCCAAGGGAAGTAG
- the hisN gene encoding histidinol-phosphatase, protein MTDYTAFADLAQRLADAAKPEIMDRFRTGIAVDAKSDASPVTEADRMAEKVMRALINETYPDHGILGEEYGDENLDAEFVWVLDPIDGTNSFVTGKPLFGSLIALCHHGVPVVGVIDAHAANERWVGCKGQPSTHNGAVCTVRACAALDKAWLYTTTPELFEGDNETAFNALAKTVWRRVYGGDCYAYGLLSSGHVDLICEVQLGTYDYAALVPVIEGAGGIITDWSGASLTMDSDGRVLAAGDKALHAKGLKIIKPFA, encoded by the coding sequence ATGACGGATTACACAGCCTTCGCCGATCTTGCCCAACGTCTGGCCGACGCGGCCAAGCCGGAGATTATGGACCGCTTTCGCACCGGGATTGCCGTGGACGCCAAGTCCGACGCCTCACCCGTGACCGAAGCCGACCGCATGGCCGAAAAAGTCATGCGCGCGCTGATCAATGAGACCTACCCCGATCACGGCATTTTGGGCGAAGAATATGGCGACGAAAATTTGGACGCCGAGTTTGTCTGGGTCTTGGACCCCATCGACGGCACCAATTCCTTTGTCACTGGAAAGCCTTTGTTCGGCAGCCTGATTGCGCTGTGTCACCACGGCGTTCCGGTGGTCGGCGTCATCGACGCCCACGCAGCAAACGAGCGCTGGGTCGGCTGCAAAGGCCAGCCGTCCACCCACAACGGTGCGGTTTGCACCGTGCGCGCCTGCGCCGCCTTGGACAAAGCGTGGCTCTACACCACCACACCCGAACTGTTCGAAGGCGACAATGAAACGGCGTTTAACGCACTGGCGAAAACGGTTTGGCGCCGGGTCTACGGCGGCGATTGTTATGCCTATGGCCTGTTGTCGTCGGGCCATGTGGATTTGATCTGTGAAGTCCAGCTGGGTACCTACGATTACGCCGCCCTTGTCCCCGTCATCGAAGGGGCGGGCGGCATCATCACCGACTGGTCGGGCGCAAGCCTCACCATGGACAGTGACGGGCGTGTCTTGGCGGCGGGCGACAAAGCGCTGCACGCAAAGGGGTTGAAGATAATCAAACCGTTTGCCTGA
- a CDS encoding c-type cytochrome, which yields MLKNIVGALALTVFVFVAVNLVGDLAFPPQSSSPSVAEKAPEPVPAPEPQAEPEETVQAEPAPEPAPEPAREPAREPVVATDPEPAPKAMVEAAPEPVAEVVAAVTGDVDKGKKTFRRKCKTCHTSDKGARNMTGPNLFNIVGRDKGKVEGFRYSKTLSLMGGTWTEADILSFIASPRTYVTDTKMAFAGLKKEKDRQDVLAYLKSLKDE from the coding sequence ATGTTGAAAAATATTGTGGGCGCATTGGCCCTGACGGTTTTTGTTTTTGTCGCTGTGAACCTTGTCGGCGATCTGGCTTTCCCGCCGCAGTCCTCTTCTCCCAGCGTTGCTGAAAAAGCCCCCGAACCCGTGCCCGCACCCGAGCCCCAAGCTGAGCCTGAAGAAACGGTTCAAGCTGAGCCCGCACCCGAGCCAGCCCCAGAGCCAGCCCGAGAGCCAGCCCGAGAGCCCGTTGTCGCAACAGACCCTGAGCCCGCACCTAAAGCCATGGTCGAAGCCGCCCCTGAACCTGTGGCAGAAGTGGTTGCCGCCGTCACCGGCGATGTCGACAAGGGCAAAAAGACCTTTCGGCGCAAATGCAAGACGTGCCACACCTCCGACAAGGGCGCGCGCAACATGACCGGGCCGAACTTGTTCAACATCGTCGGGCGCGACAAAGGCAAAGTCGAAGGTTTCCGCTATTCCAAAACGCTTTCTCTCATGGGCGGCACTTGGACCGAAGCCGATATCCTCAGCTTCATCGCTTCGCCGCGCACGTACGTCACCGACACCAAAATGGCATTTGCGGGTCTGAAAAAAGAAAAAGACCGCCAAGACGTTTTGGCCTATTTGAAATCGTTAAAGGACGAATAG
- a CDS encoding 3-deoxy-manno-octulosonate cytidylyltransferase, translated as MSLTQLNPPLRPIVIIPARMASMRLPGKPLADIAGLPMIVQVLKRAEEADIGPVVVACAEPEIKEAVEQAGGQAVLTDPGHPSGSDRIFEALQSVDPKGEYDAIVNLQGDLPVLDPEVVQAAVKPLADPDVDIATLVAEIVDEDEKTNPNVVKAVVGFKDAEDVGRALYFSRATTPSGDGPLYHHIGIYAYRRAALERFVSLSPGVLEQRERLEQLRALESGMRIDAARVDTVPFGVDTPEDLDRARAILGA; from the coding sequence ATGAGCTTAACCCAGCTTAATCCCCCCCTGAGACCAATCGTCATCATTCCCGCCCGCATGGCGTCCATGCGCTTGCCCGGCAAGCCGCTGGCCGATATCGCCGGGCTGCCGATGATTGTGCAGGTCCTCAAACGTGCCGAAGAAGCCGACATCGGCCCGGTCGTGGTGGCGTGCGCGGAGCCTGAGATTAAAGAGGCCGTGGAACAGGCGGGCGGCCAAGCGGTGCTGACCGATCCGGGTCACCCGTCCGGCTCCGACCGCATCTTCGAAGCGTTGCAATCGGTCGATCCCAAAGGCGAGTATGACGCCATCGTCAATTTGCAAGGCGACCTTCCGGTCTTGGACCCGGAAGTGGTTCAGGCAGCGGTCAAGCCCTTGGCGGATCCGGATGTGGATATTGCCACCTTGGTGGCTGAGATCGTTGACGAGGACGAAAAAACTAACCCCAACGTGGTCAAGGCCGTGGTGGGTTTCAAAGACGCAGAAGATGTGGGCCGGGCGCTGTATTTTTCCCGTGCGACCACGCCGTCCGGCGACGGCCCGCTGTATCACCACATTGGGATTTATGCGTATCGCCGCGCCGCGCTGGAACGGTTTGTTTCACTCTCGCCCGGTGTGTTGGAACAGCGCGAGCGGTTGGAACAACTGCGCGCGCTCGAAAGCGGTATGCGCATTGACGCCGCGCGCGTTGACACGGTTCCCTTCGGCGTTGATACTCCAGAAGATTTAGACCGCGCCCGCGCGATTTTGGGAGCTTAA